The segment TAGAACTGCGCATCCTCAGCCCTGAACTTGAAGATCTCCCCGCGAATACCGTTGGCGAGGTGGCGATCCGCTCTCCCAACGTGATGGCAGGATACTGGAAGCGCCCGTTAGAATCGGGCCTGGCGCTGATCGGTGATGGCTGGCTGCGTACCGGGGACGCCGGGCTCCTCGACGATGAAGGCTACCTGTTCATCCAGGATCGGATGAAGGACATGATCATCACGGGCGCCGAGAACGTCTACCCGGCAGAGGTGGAAAGCGCGCTGTACGGCCACCCGCATGTCCTCGACGTTGCAGTCATTGGCATACCGGATCCCAGGTGGGGCGAAGCAATAAAGGCAATCGTCGTGCCGGTGCCAGGTGTGGAGCCGGATGTCGCTTCGATCGTCGCCCATGCGCGGGAGCGCATCGCCGGCTTCAAGTGCCCCAAGTCGATCGACTTTGTCGATACCTTGCCGCGCAATCCCTCTGGCAAGATCCTGCGACGCGCCCTGCGTGAGCCGTACTGGGCAGGCTATGCCCGCAACGTGAACTGACAATAGCCGATGACCTTTGCGATCACTGACGACCAGCGCGCAATGGACGCCGGCCTCACCCCTTTCCTGGCACGGCTGGCGACGGACGGCTCCCCCGGCTGGCAGACAGCAATCGAGGCGTTCGGCCTCGAAGGGTTGGGCCGCAGCGTAGAGACCGGCGGTCTCGGCACGGGAACGCGCGAAGCCGCGATCGTCGCCCGAGCCCTTGGCCAGGCGGGCATATGTCTGCCGTGGGCCGAACACTGGGTTGCCGCGCGGCTTGGCGCCTGTGTCGCCGATGCCGGACCGCTGGCGACTTCCGCTGCGCACGTGACGAACCAGGCCAGGCAGCAACAACGGAGTGGTTGGGCGGAAGATGCGCTGGCGATCGTCCATTGCGCCGAAATGTCGGGTCTCTGCGAAACGTTGCTGGCTGACACGGTCGCTTTTTCCAAAGAGCGACGGCAGTTCGGCGTAACTATTGCCTCCTTTCAGGTGCTGCGGCACCGCATGGTGGACATGCGGCTCGCGCTGGAACAGGCGATCGCCATGGCCGGCTACGCCATCGATCTAATCGATCACGACGACGATGAGGCGCGTCGAAAAGCCGTCAGCGCAGCCCGGGTCCTTTGTGAAGACGCCATCCGGATCGTGGGTGGCGGTGCCGTGCAGATTCACGGCGCGATGGGGCTGACCGAGGAGTTGCGGATCGGCCGCTTGTTTCGCCGCGCTTCATCATTGGCGCAAGGCGACGGCACGGGGCGGGCGCACTTGCGCCGCTATGCCGGCCTCATGGTCAGCTAAAGCGCAGCGTCAACCACTGCGCGCGCCAGAATGTCGCGCTGAATTTCGTTCGACCCGCCGTAGATCGTCGCAGCACGGTTGTTGAGAAACCGCGGCATGGCCGACGGCAGTACTTCATCGACCTCCCTCTCCGCAGCAATCTCGAGCGCCAGCAGATCGAGCCGCTGCGAGGCTTCAGTGCCGAGGATTTTCAGCATGGAGGGACGTATCGCGCCAGCGCCGCCTGAATCCGCGTAGAGGCCGGCAAGTTCTATCGCGCGCAAGCCATCGGCGGCGATCGCCTCACGCGCCAGCCGCTCGCGGTTTCCAGGTAGATCGATCCAGCCGGTTTGCTCCGCCGCCTCCTGGATCAGCGCAAGATGCGCCCTCAGCCCTGGAGAGTAACGACCCGAACGCTCGAACGTCAGCAGGTGCTTGGCGACAGTCCATCCATCGTTCTCCGCGCCCAGCCGATCGCCTACGGGAACGCGAACGTCGTCGAAGAAGACCTGGTTGAACTCGTGTTCGCCTGCCAGCGTGGTTATGGGGGCCACTGATATGCCCGGAGTGGTCATGTCGACGAGCAGAAACGTTATGCCGCTTTGCGGGCGACCTTCGGAGTTCGTGCGAACCAGGCAAAACATCCGGTTGGCGAAATGGGCATGCGTGGTCCAGATCTTCGAGCCGTTCAGCACGTAGTGATCGCCGTCGCGGTCGGCCCTTAGCCGCAGCGAAGCGAGGTCTGATCCAGACGCGGGCTCCGAATAACCCTGACACCAATAATCCTCGCCCGAGATAATGCGCGGCAACAGCGTCTCTCGCTGCTCTTCGCTGCCGTAGTGCATGATCACCGGCGCCACCATTTTCAGCCCCATCGGCGCCAGTGTCGGTGCCTGAGCGCGCGCGCATTCATCCGCGAAGATAAACCGCTGCACATCGCTCCAGCCCGGACCTCCAAATTGTTCAGGCCAGTCCGGCGCCGCCCAGCCGCGCGCTGCGAGCTTTGCCTGCCATGGCAGTGAGATTTCTGGATGCGTGAAGACGCTTGTCGCGAGACGAGTGGCCCTGCGGGCTTCCGGCAACAGCTCGGTCTGCAGGAATTGGCGTACTTCGTCCCGGAAGGCCCGGTCGTCGGCGCTCAGTAGATGATCCATAATCAGAAGTGTCGCCCGAACACGTCCGTGCGCCAACTGACCGAATGGTCAGGTTCGCGCCCCCAGGAAGCCGTGGCCGGTCGCAAGTTGAATGGTCCGGGAGCGAGATGCTGCACCCAGTTTCGCACCTGCGTTTCGCAGATGAAAACGCACGGTAGACACCGACAGCGACAGGATCATCCCGATCTCGGTATTGGTCTTGCCGGCTGCCGCCCAACGTACGCATTGGACCTCGCGCCCGGTCAGTTGGCCGACGGCGCTGTGAGCCCGAAGTGGAGCCGAAGCTTCCGCATGGGCTGCGATGAACCGAAAGGCGAGGGCGAACAATCGCTCCGATTCCCGGCTGAAGATGGTGGGCAGGTCCACCTCCTCGCGCGTCACCCATACGACCGCGCCGATGCGACCGCCGGGCAAGTGAGTTGGCGCGATGATCGCTGCGGTAAACCCGAACTGCGCGGTGACCTTGGAGCAGTCGATCTGGTCGAGCAAAACGGTCGGGCGCCAGCTGCCGATCTGCCCACGATGGTACCACATCGGCTCGGCGCAGATCCTCGCCGCGTGCAGGAACGAAGACTTGAGTGCCAACCTGCGGTCCTGCCAGTACGCTTCGGAGTGACCGGGCCAGTCGAATACGGTAGCCGCATAGGGCTCGCAGTTCCTGTCCGACATCGGCTGGGGGTCGCCCAGGTCGCTTTGCGCCGCCACGAAGGGGAAGCCGAGTGCCCGCCCGGCATCCCGAACCGCGCGAGCCAGGGCGTCGATGTTGTCCCAGCTCGAGAGTTCTTGTCCGGCCATGATGCTGATCGTGCCACGCTGCGCACCTTTCCTCAACGCCGCGTCCTCAGCCCGCCGCCTGTCACTGTTGACAGGTGGTTTATCTGGCGCGCGGCGAGCTAGACTGCTCGTGCAACGCCCACCTCGCGGGCGAGCATGCTGAAGCGGCATCAAAGCCGCGCAGCGGGCAGAGGTGCCAAGGAGGATTGTCCTGATGAAGTTTCTGCACACTGTGTCGATCGCTGCATTGGCATCTGCGATCGGAATGCCTGCGGCCGCTCAGGATGCTGCCAGCGCGGACAGGCCTGGTCAGAACGAAACGCCCGCTACTCCCGGCAACCCGGGCGTAAGCCTGGGAGAGCCACCCGCTGGCGTCGATGATGGCGTCGGGGGGATCATCGTCACCGCCCAAAAGCGCGAACAGAGCTTGCAGGATGTGCCGGTCGTTGTGTCGGTATTGAATGCGCAGCAGCTCGAGGCTTCGGGGGTGCGCGACATCAAGGATCTTCAGACCATCACGCCTGGTCTGAACGTCACTTCATCGACCAGCCCGGCGCAAACCTCGATCCGCATCCGCGGCGTGGGGACATTGGGCGATAATCCAGGGCTGGAATCGTCCGTCGGCACAATCGTCGACGGCGTCTACCGTGCCCGTAGCGGCGTCGCTTTCGGAGACTTGGGCGAGCTTGAACGCATTGAGGTCTTGAAGGGCCCGCAATCGACGTTGTTCGGCAAGAACATGTCGGCCGGCGTCATCAACGTCGTCACTGCTGCGCCCAGCTTCAGTCCCTCGGCGGAAATCGTCGGTAGCTATGGCAACTACAACGCTTGGAGCGTCTCCGCGGCCGCAACCGGCCCGATCATTGGCGATGTCGTTGCAGGCCGCATTTTTGCCCTGAAACGCAAGCGCGACGGCTACTGGGATCTGAGCACTGGTTCTGGGCCGCGCACGAGCACCATGTCCGACAACGAAGACAATTGGACCGTCCGAGGCCAACTGCTGTTTCAACCGTCAGATACGATCTACTTCAAGCTCATCGGGGACTGGTCGGAGCGCGATGAGGACTGCTGCGTCAATGCGCCTTCGATCGCAGGCCCAACCGCTGCCATCGTCGACGCTCTGGCAAGCGACGCCGGCACTCTGCGCGGCGACCCATTCGACCGCTTTACCTATGCCAACCGACCGACCGACTTCCGTATCCGCGACCGCGGTGTTTCGGGACAGCTGGACTGGGAATTGTCGGAGGCAATCGATCTCACATCGATCACCGCTTACCGCTATTACAAGTCGAACAACGCCATCGACATCGACTATTCGTCGGCTGATATTTGGTATCGCGAAGGGGAAGGTAACTCGAACCAGTTCAAAGTCTTCAGTCAGGAAGTCCGTCTGGCATACGGTAGCGACCGTTTGAATTCGATCCTTGGCGCATTCTTCGCCGACGAGCGGCTGAAGAGCCGGCAGAACACCTTCTTCGGCACCGCATACGAGCGGTACTTCGGCCTGCTTCTATCGGGCGGAGCGAATCCTAA is part of the Altererythrobacter sp. TH136 genome and harbors:
- a CDS encoding TonB-dependent receptor → MKFLHTVSIAALASAIGMPAAAQDAASADRPGQNETPATPGNPGVSLGEPPAGVDDGVGGIIVTAQKREQSLQDVPVVVSVLNAQQLEASGVRDIKDLQTITPGLNVTSSTSPAQTSIRIRGVGTLGDNPGLESSVGTIVDGVYRARSGVAFGDLGELERIEVLKGPQSTLFGKNMSAGVINVVTAAPSFSPSAEIVGSYGNYNAWSVSAAATGPIIGDVVAGRIFALKRKRDGYWDLSTGSGPRTSTMSDNEDNWTVRGQLLFQPSDTIYFKLIGDWSERDEDCCVNAPSIAGPTAAIVDALASDAGTLRGDPFDRFTYANRPTDFRIRDRGVSGQLDWELSEAIDLTSITAYRYYKSNNAIDIDYSSADIWYREGEGNSNQFKVFSQEVRLAYGSDRLNSILGAFFADERLKSRQNTFFGTAYERYFGLLLSGGANPNTVSALTGLPVGTNFVAGTGQNDFHDYKARSFAVFSDNTITIAEGLDLSLGLRYTDEVKEVTSVYSNTAPANACAAALARPIPAAARAAICAPNADSAFNNVTTNQRRPESRFSGSAKIQYRFSPEVMAYASYANGFKSGGFNLDRARFSPGVINPDTSFAAEKVESYELGTKTTLFNRRVLANAAAFHQTYTDFQLNTYTGVSFVVTSIPKVVSKGVDLDLLWNTGVQGLSLNAGVTYADTRFGDFPPPLPNLTRLSGSRLPYAAKWNVTGGFTSKQPVSDNFQLTTSASIKWTSRYNTGSNLDPLKIQEPFAIVNARIGIEPVSEAWSLELFAQNLTDSEYYQVIVDQPLQSGTYGAFLGAPRRYGVTGRVRF
- a CDS encoding helix-turn-helix transcriptional regulator codes for the protein MAGQELSSWDNIDALARAVRDAGRALGFPFVAAQSDLGDPQPMSDRNCEPYAATVFDWPGHSEAYWQDRRLALKSSFLHAARICAEPMWYHRGQIGSWRPTVLLDQIDCSKVTAQFGFTAAIIAPTHLPGGRIGAVVWVTREEVDLPTIFSRESERLFALAFRFIAAHAEASAPLRAHSAVGQLTGREVQCVRWAAAGKTNTEIGMILSLSVSTVRFHLRNAGAKLGAASRSRTIQLATGHGFLGART
- a CDS encoding acyl-CoA dehydrogenase family protein: MDAGLTPFLARLATDGSPGWQTAIEAFGLEGLGRSVETGGLGTGTREAAIVARALGQAGICLPWAEHWVAARLGACVADAGPLATSAAHVTNQARQQQRSGWAEDALAIVHCAEMSGLCETLLADTVAFSKERRQFGVTIASFQVLRHRMVDMRLALEQAIAMAGYAIDLIDHDDDEARRKAVSAARVLCEDAIRIVGGGAVQIHGAMGLTEELRIGRLFRRASSLAQGDGTGRAHLRRYAGLMVS
- a CDS encoding acyl-CoA dehydrogenase family protein; the protein is MAHGRVRATLLIMDHLLSADDRAFRDEVRQFLQTELLPEARRATRLATSVFTHPEISLPWQAKLAARGWAAPDWPEQFGGPGWSDVQRFIFADECARAQAPTLAPMGLKMVAPVIMHYGSEEQRETLLPRIISGEDYWCQGYSEPASGSDLASLRLRADRDGDHYVLNGSKIWTTHAHFANRMFCLVRTNSEGRPQSGITFLLVDMTTPGISVAPITTLAGEHEFNQVFFDDVRVPVGDRLGAENDGWTVAKHLLTFERSGRYSPGLRAHLALIQEAAEQTGWIDLPGNRERLAREAIAADGLRAIELAGLYADSGGAGAIRPSMLKILGTEASQRLDLLALEIAAEREVDEVLPSAMPRFLNNRAATIYGGSNEIQRDILARAVVDAAL